In the Advenella kashmirensis WT001 genome, one interval contains:
- a CDS encoding Maf family protein, translated as MQTQPIFLASASPRRHQLLTQMGITHNVLQVPAPPGEDEPLLPGEHPASYVKRTAREKAERAVAHLRASGLPVRPILTADTTVMMDSQILGKAHTENDVREALLALSGQTHQVHTAIVLAWRERLYEDVSITDVVIKPLTADEIDWYVRSGEGIGKAGAYGIQGLASAFVASISGSYSGVMGLPLFETCRLLGRAYSASD; from the coding sequence GTGCAAACACAACCCATTTTCCTGGCCTCAGCCAGTCCGCGTCGGCACCAATTGCTCACCCAAATGGGCATCACACACAATGTTCTGCAAGTGCCGGCGCCACCCGGCGAGGACGAACCATTGTTGCCCGGCGAGCATCCTGCCAGCTATGTGAAGCGCACCGCCCGTGAAAAGGCTGAGCGCGCAGTGGCGCATCTGCGTGCCAGCGGCTTGCCGGTCCGTCCGATCCTCACAGCCGATACAACCGTGATGATGGACTCGCAGATTCTGGGGAAAGCTCATACAGAAAATGACGTGCGCGAGGCGTTATTGGCACTTTCCGGGCAGACGCATCAGGTGCACACGGCCATCGTGCTGGCCTGGCGTGAGCGCCTGTATGAAGACGTCTCTATTACAGATGTGGTAATTAAACCTCTCACCGCAGACGAGATCGACTGGTATGTACGCTCGGGCGAGGGTATCGGCAAGGCCGGCGCGTATGGCATACAGGGCCTGGCCTCCGCCTTTGTGGCATCAATCAGCGGCAGCTATAGCGGCGTCATGGGACTGCCGCTATTTGAAACGTGCCGGCTGCTGGGGCGCGCCTATTCCGCGTCGGACTGA
- the rlmH gene encoding 23S rRNA (pseudouridine(1915)-N(3))-methyltransferase RlmH, with protein MKLIVIAVGNKMPDWVTTAWKDYVKRMPADCTIELREIKPEPRTSGKTPQQMMEAEGRRIQAVLAADSLVIALDEHGRDLTTMDLSRQLEGWRGNSQDVTFLIGGPDGLDADLKKRCASLIRLSSLTLPHPMVRIVLAEQLYRAWAILSNHPYHRA; from the coding sequence ATGAAGCTCATTGTCATCGCTGTCGGCAACAAAATGCCCGACTGGGTCACTACCGCATGGAAAGACTATGTCAAGCGGATGCCTGCCGATTGCACAATAGAGCTGCGTGAAATCAAGCCCGAACCCAGAACGTCCGGAAAAACCCCGCAGCAGATGATGGAAGCCGAAGGCCGTCGCATTCAGGCGGTGCTCGCTGCCGACAGTCTGGTCATTGCACTGGACGAACATGGACGTGATCTGACCACCATGGACCTGTCGCGGCAACTGGAAGGCTGGCGCGGCAATAGCCAGGACGTCACCTTTCTGATCGGCGGCCCGGACGGACTGGATGCAGACCTCAAAAAGCGCTGCGCCAGCCTGATCCGCCTGTCGTCGCTGACATTGCCACACCCGATGGTGCGCATCGTACTGGCTGAACAGCTGTACCGCGCCTGGGCCATTCTAAGCAACCACCCCTATCATCGTGCCTGA
- a CDS encoding JAB domain-containing protein: MQFHTELNRPAVVRDFCISLLSHEVVEKCLLLLVNTRHQLIHHEEASRGTLNQTAVYPREIAATALRHNAWGVILAHNHPSGLAQPSLADIQLTQQLRRGLALLDIRLVDHIIVAGATAISLAELGKL; the protein is encoded by the coding sequence TTGCAATTTCATACGGAATTGAACCGTCCTGCAGTGGTGCGCGATTTCTGCATCAGCCTGCTATCACACGAAGTCGTGGAAAAATGCCTGTTGCTGCTGGTCAATACGCGCCACCAGCTGATTCATCACGAAGAGGCCTCGCGCGGTACGCTGAACCAGACGGCAGTCTATCCTCGCGAAATTGCCGCCACCGCGCTGCGTCACAATGCCTGGGGCGTGATTCTGGCACACAATCATCCTTCGGGGCTGGCGCAGCCCAGCCTGGCCGATATCCAGCTTACGCAGCAATTGCGACGCGGCCTGGCGCTGCTGGACATCCGCCTGGTGGACCATATCATCGTGGCCGGTGCAACGGCCATATCGCTGGCAGAACTGGGCAAGCTGTAA
- the rsfS gene encoding ribosome silencing factor, producing MNIQKLQRLVINALEDVKAQDIRVFNTSHLTSLFDRVVIASGTSNRQTRALASSVVNAARAHKIPIIALEGQESGEWVLVDIGDIVIHCMQPAIRQYYNLEAVWGDKPVRVRLLEQSKGPAVQGFAEDDDDNMEE from the coding sequence ATGAATATACAAAAACTGCAACGTCTGGTCATCAATGCGCTGGAGGACGTCAAAGCCCAGGATATCCGGGTGTTCAACACCAGTCATCTGACCAGTCTGTTTGACCGGGTCGTTATCGCCAGCGGTACTTCCAACCGCCAGACGCGCGCCCTGGCAAGCAGCGTCGTCAATGCAGCCCGAGCGCACAAAATACCCATTATCGCGCTCGAAGGACAGGAATCCGGTGAATGGGTGCTGGTTGATATCGGCGATATTGTCATCCATTGCATGCAACCGGCGATTCGCCAATACTACAATCTGGAAGCGGTATGGGGCGACAAACCGGTTCGCGTCCGGCTACTGGAGCAATCCAAGGGTCCTGCCGTGCAGGGTTTTGCCGAAGACGATGACGACAACATGGAAGAATAA
- a CDS encoding LysR substrate-binding domain-containing protein — translation MALAELEKQLGGPLFDRDKGRLYLNEKGRRLLPMAQEIIERMIEFRQRADDQADVLTGEFRIGASNTVGNYRVGDLLSGFVLNNDRVTVYLNVANTDEIVRQIVDHSIDVACVEGAVHHEAIESVHWMDDSLCVCTRPDHPLAAIRNLQPADFVDARWILRERGSATRAVSDVELDKLPQAKVVMELGQIEAIKQAVIAGLGIAFLPQVAVTHAVSSGRLALLHTPFLNLTRQLSIIYHRSRYQGRLMRSFLDSVRSSARPEQ, via the coding sequence ATGGCGCTGGCTGAACTGGAAAAGCAACTAGGTGGTCCGTTGTTTGATCGCGACAAGGGCAGGTTGTACTTGAACGAAAAAGGCAGACGACTGTTGCCAATGGCGCAGGAAATCATTGAAAGAATGATTGAGTTTCGCCAGCGCGCCGATGATCAGGCAGATGTCCTGACAGGAGAGTTTCGGATTGGCGCCAGCAATACCGTTGGCAATTATCGGGTCGGTGATTTGTTGAGCGGTTTCGTGCTCAATAATGACAGGGTGACGGTTTATCTGAATGTGGCAAACACAGATGAAATTGTCCGGCAGATTGTCGACCACAGCATAGATGTGGCTTGTGTGGAAGGCGCCGTGCACCACGAGGCCATCGAGTCGGTGCATTGGATGGACGACTCGCTATGCGTATGCACCCGTCCGGATCATCCGCTGGCGGCAATCCGCAATCTGCAGCCGGCTGATTTCGTTGACGCGCGCTGGATTTTGCGTGAGCGTGGGTCAGCTACACGAGCGGTCAGCGATGTGGAACTGGATAAATTGCCACAGGCCAAGGTGGTGATGGAACTGGGTCAGATCGAGGCCATCAAGCAGGCAGTGATTGCCGGACTGGGTATTGCATTTTTACCGCAGGTTGCGGTCACCCATGCGGTCAGTTCCGGCAGGCTGGCATTGCTTCATACGCCGTTTTTGAACCTGACGCGACAGTTGTCCATTATTTATCATCGATCGCGCTATCAGGGCCGGCTGATGCGCAGCTTTCTGGACTCTGTGAGATCGTCGGCTCGGCCCGAACAGTAA
- the rpmG gene encoding 50S ribosomal protein L33, with protein MAKGIREKIKLESTAGTGHFYTTTKNKRNTPEKMLIKKFDPVARKHVDYKETKLK; from the coding sequence ATGGCAAAAGGCATTCGCGAAAAAATCAAGCTGGAATCCACAGCTGGTACTGGTCACTTCTACACAACGACCAAAAACAAACGCAACACCCCAGAAAAAATGCTGATCAAAAAATTTGATCCCGTTGCGCGCAAACACGTAGATTACAAAGAAACAAAGCTCAAGTAA
- the maiA gene encoding maleylacetoacetate isomerase — MKLYGYFRSSAAYRVRIALNVKQLGYESVPVHLIRDGGQQLAQTYRELNPTALVPTFIDQNVSIGQSIAIMEYLEEAYPQVPILPETQAGRARVRSLAQFIACDIHPLNNLRVLKYLKRELGVTEEVKNEWYLHWIRQGFDSLEKMLASSTDTGVYCHGDTPTMADFCLVPQVANARRFNLDMNPYPTIVRIDAACNKEEAFINAAPDNQSDAE, encoded by the coding sequence ATGAAGCTATATGGGTATTTCAGAAGTTCGGCGGCCTACCGGGTCAGAATTGCGCTGAATGTCAAACAGCTGGGATACGAGTCAGTGCCTGTGCACCTTATTCGTGACGGTGGCCAGCAACTGGCGCAGACCTACCGCGAGCTCAATCCAACTGCACTGGTGCCCACCTTTATCGACCAGAATGTGAGCATTGGCCAATCCATTGCCATCATGGAATATCTAGAGGAGGCATATCCGCAGGTGCCCATTCTGCCTGAAACGCAGGCCGGCAGGGCGCGTGTGCGTTCACTGGCGCAGTTTATTGCATGTGACATTCATCCGTTGAATAATCTGCGGGTGCTCAAGTACCTTAAACGCGAGCTGGGCGTTACCGAAGAAGTCAAAAACGAGTGGTATCTGCACTGGATCCGTCAGGGGTTTGATTCGCTCGAAAAAATGCTGGCCTCTTCAACCGATACCGGGGTTTACTGTCATGGCGATACGCCGACCATGGCCGATTTCTGCCTGGTGCCGCAAGTGGCCAATGCTCGCCGTTTTAACCTGGATATGAATCCGTATCCTACGATAGTCCGCATCGATGCTGCCTGCAACAAGGAAGAAGCGTTTATCAATGCAGCGCCCGACAATCAGTCCGACGCGGAATAG
- the kynB gene encoding arylformamidase, with protein sequence MSNKQLWDISAAVDTQSPVFPGDTPYTQKWSWTQSAECPVNVSEITLSPHVGTHADAPLHYDSDGRAAGHLSLTPFIGPCRVLHILRADGLIYPNDIAGAMARCPPRLLVRSCQRARTSDWSETFASFAPETLDLLHQHGIVLIGIDTPSIDPAASKSLESHQRIRQYDMRVLENLVLDHVPAGDYELIALPLKWISADASPVRAILRSL encoded by the coding sequence ATGAGCAACAAACAACTATGGGATATTTCCGCAGCCGTGGATACGCAGTCACCCGTCTTTCCGGGAGACACGCCGTACACTCAAAAATGGAGCTGGACCCAGTCGGCCGAATGCCCTGTCAATGTCAGTGAAATTACGCTCAGCCCGCATGTAGGCACCCATGCCGATGCGCCCCTGCATTACGACAGTGATGGCCGTGCCGCAGGTCATTTGTCACTCACACCCTTTATCGGTCCATGCCGCGTCCTGCATATCTTGCGCGCCGACGGCCTGATCTATCCCAACGATATTGCAGGTGCCATGGCGAGGTGTCCGCCTCGACTGCTGGTGCGCAGTTGCCAGCGGGCGCGCACCAGCGACTGGTCGGAAACCTTTGCCAGCTTTGCCCCTGAAACGCTGGATTTACTACATCAGCATGGCATTGTTCTGATTGGCATCGACACACCCAGCATTGATCCAGCCGCTAGCAAATCGCTCGAGAGCCATCAGCGCATACGCCAATACGACATGCGCGTCCTGGAAAATCTGGTGCTGGACCACGTGCCTGCAGGTGACTATGAACTGATCGCGTTACCGCTCAAATGGATCAGCGCGGATGCCAGCCCGGTTAGAGCAATATTGCGATCGCTATAA
- a CDS encoding type B 50S ribosomal protein L31: MKDSIHPEYREVVFLDQQTGSKIISRSTLNSRETIELDGKTYPLFKCDVTAESHPFYTGAQTRIVETGRVEKFRARFATTAGTRKKAS, translated from the coding sequence ATGAAAGATAGTATTCACCCAGAATACCGCGAAGTCGTGTTTCTGGACCAGCAAACTGGTTCAAAAATCATCAGCCGCTCTACGCTGAACTCACGCGAAACCATCGAACTGGATGGTAAAACCTACCCGCTTTTCAAATGTGATGTGACTGCCGAGTCCCATCCTTTCTACACTGGTGCGCAAACACGTATCGTTGAAACAGGTCGTGTTGAGAAATTCCGCGCCCGTTTCGCCACCACTGCCGGCACACGTAAAAAAGCTTCCTGA
- the ispH gene encoding 4-hydroxy-3-methylbut-2-enyl diphosphate reductase has translation MAQNSEVILAEPRGFCAGVDRAIDIVERALELHGAPIYVRHEIVHNKFVVESLRSKGAIFIDELDQAPAGAIVVFSAHGVSRAVRAEAQLRDLRIFDATCPLVTKVHIEVAKMHAAGLEIIMIGHRGHPEVEGTLGQAVGRMHLVETPEDVAALQVDNPENTAFVTQTTLSIDDAKRVADALRAKFPGIVEPKKSDICYATQNRQDAVKVLAPDCDVFFVVGSVNSSNSNRLREVAERLDCEAYLIDNAQAIRPEWVRDAKKIGITAGASAPEVLVQEVVERLKALGAISVRRMDGTKENVTFPLPKELSRKQQAGR, from the coding sequence ATGGCTCAAAATAGCGAAGTCATCCTGGCCGAACCGCGCGGTTTTTGTGCGGGCGTTGACCGCGCCATCGATATAGTAGAGCGTGCGCTGGAGTTGCACGGCGCGCCGATCTATGTGCGTCATGAAATCGTCCATAATAAATTTGTGGTTGAAAGCCTGCGCAGCAAAGGTGCGATTTTCATTGATGAGCTGGATCAGGCGCCAGCCGGCGCCATCGTCGTGTTTTCTGCTCACGGGGTGTCGCGTGCCGTACGCGCCGAAGCGCAATTGCGTGATCTGCGTATTTTCGACGCAACCTGTCCGCTGGTGACCAAGGTACACATCGAAGTGGCAAAAATGCACGCTGCGGGCCTGGAGATTATCATGATCGGCCACAGGGGGCACCCCGAAGTGGAGGGAACGCTTGGGCAGGCAGTCGGCCGCATGCATTTGGTGGAAACCCCGGAAGATGTCGCTGCCTTGCAGGTCGACAATCCAGAGAACACGGCGTTTGTTACCCAGACGACACTCTCCATCGATGACGCAAAGCGGGTGGCTGATGCGCTCAGGGCAAAGTTTCCCGGCATTGTCGAGCCCAAGAAAAGCGATATCTGCTACGCGACCCAGAACCGCCAGGATGCAGTCAAGGTGCTTGCGCCCGATTGCGATGTGTTTTTTGTGGTGGGCAGCGTCAACAGTTCCAACTCGAACCGGCTGCGTGAAGTGGCCGAACGGCTCGATTGCGAGGCTTATCTGATCGATAATGCCCAGGCCATTCGCCCTGAGTGGGTCCGGGATGCCAAAAAAATAGGCATTACGGCCGGCGCATCCGCTCCCGAAGTGCTGGTTCAGGAGGTGGTTGAGCGGTTGAAGGCGCTGGGCGCCATTTCGGTTCGCAGAATGGACGGAACAAAAGAAAACGTGACGTTCCCCTTGCCAAAGGAACTGTCACGCAAACAACAGGCAGGGAGATAA
- a CDS encoding multidrug effflux MFS transporter: protein MSKKDSVHSTKSKSIDKKVPLWLWLLGLMTAIGPLTIDMYLPSFPAISADLQVPQHRVELTVSTYLLGLALSQLFYGPIADRYGRKKPLLGGLMIYMLATIGCALASSVESLLFFRCIQACGAAAAMVIPRAVIRDQLNTRDSAMAMSMMMLIMGVAPILAPLMGGYLSPVTGWRGLFAVMLFYSAIMFFLAIFRLRETMPPEKAVPLHLRTIAKNYAGLLRDRNYMGFSLAGGIGMSGLFAYISVSPTVFINMYGVPQQHFGLFFGLNAFGLIVGSQISARLLRVHSPLGILRTALTCGFVSILIGLSLSLAGMLNLTLLTLTLLGFTTSLGFILPNATALASGIKDIDWALPLH, encoded by the coding sequence ATGTCCAAAAAAGATAGCGTGCACAGCACAAAGTCAAAATCCATCGATAAAAAAGTACCCCTGTGGTTGTGGCTGTTGGGTCTGATGACCGCCATCGGCCCGCTCACCATTGATATGTATCTGCCCTCTTTCCCTGCAATTTCGGCAGATTTGCAAGTCCCGCAACATCGGGTCGAGCTGACGGTGTCCACGTATCTGCTTGGCTTGGCACTATCACAGTTGTTTTATGGTCCGATCGCCGACCGCTACGGGCGGAAAAAACCGTTACTGGGTGGCCTGATGATATACATGCTGGCCACTATCGGTTGTGCGCTGGCTAGCAGCGTCGAGTCCCTGCTGTTTTTCCGCTGCATCCAGGCCTGTGGGGCGGCGGCTGCCATGGTGATTCCGCGCGCCGTCATTCGTGATCAGCTCAATACCCGGGATTCAGCCATGGCCATGTCCATGATGATGCTGATCATGGGTGTTGCACCCATTCTGGCGCCGTTAATGGGTGGCTACCTATCGCCGGTCACCGGTTGGCGCGGCCTGTTTGCCGTCATGCTGTTCTACAGCGCCATTATGTTCTTTCTGGCTATTTTCCGGCTAAGGGAAACCATGCCGCCAGAAAAGGCAGTGCCACTGCACTTGCGCACCATCGCAAAAAACTATGCCGGTCTGCTGCGCGACCGCAATTACATGGGCTTTTCGCTGGCCGGCGGTATCGGCATGTCGGGCCTGTTTGCCTATATTTCGGTCTCGCCCACTGTTTTTATTAATATGTATGGCGTGCCGCAACAGCATTTTGGCCTGTTTTTTGGCTTAAATGCGTTCGGTCTTATTGTAGGCTCGCAGATCAGCGCCCGCCTGCTGCGCGTACACTCGCCCCTGGGCATTTTGCGTACCGCCCTGACCTGTGGCTTCGTGAGTATTCTTATCGGCCTGAGTCTATCCCTGGCCGGGATGCTCAATCTCACACTGCTTACGCTTACACTGCTGGGTTTTACCACCAGCCTGGGCTTTATCCTGCCCAACGCAACGGCATTGGCCTCCGGGATCAAGGACATCGACTGGGCGTTGCCTCTGCATTAA
- the kynU gene encoding kynureninase, which produces MTNRAFYENLDAIDPLSPLRSEFHLPPDTIYLDGNSLGIMPLAAPIRAKQVMLQEWGDDLIASWNKADWINLPMRLGNKIAPLIGAGQDETVVCDSTSLNLYKVLYSAIQIARKRHPARRKIVSEKTNFPTDLYIAQSLCAQFDMSLELVDGEAIDSIINDDLAVLLLTHVNYRSGAIYDMAQITSQAHAHNALVIWDLCHSAGSIPVDLCGCQADFAVGCTYKFLNGGPGSPAFVWVHPQHVDQITQPLTGWMGHATPFAFETDYQPAAGIRSYLCGTPSILAMSVLESSLDVFLKAQGYGGMPAIYKKAQTLTSLFIQLAEKECAGFGLSLVSPRDPEKRASQVSLSHPEGAYAIIQALIAQGVVGDYREPGVLRFGFTPLYLRYTDVWDAVMQLKSVLQGEAWRSDTFSAKQTVT; this is translated from the coding sequence ATGACCAACCGCGCTTTCTACGAGAATCTTGACGCTATCGATCCGCTCAGCCCTTTACGCAGCGAATTTCACCTGCCGCCGGACACGATTTACCTGGACGGTAACTCATTGGGAATCATGCCTCTGGCGGCACCGATCCGGGCCAAACAGGTCATGCTGCAGGAATGGGGCGATGATCTGATTGCCAGCTGGAACAAGGCCGACTGGATCAATCTGCCCATGCGGCTGGGCAACAAAATCGCCCCACTAATCGGCGCAGGGCAAGACGAAACTGTGGTTTGCGACTCCACTTCCCTGAACCTGTACAAGGTGCTCTATAGCGCGATTCAGATTGCCCGCAAGCGTCATCCTGCCCGACGCAAAATTGTTAGCGAAAAAACCAACTTCCCCACTGATCTTTATATTGCCCAAAGTCTGTGCGCGCAATTTGACATGTCGCTGGAACTGGTCGACGGCGAGGCAATCGACTCGATCATTAATGATGATCTGGCAGTGTTGTTGCTCACTCACGTGAACTATCGTAGCGGCGCAATTTACGATATGGCGCAGATCACCAGCCAGGCGCACGCACACAACGCGCTGGTGATTTGGGATCTGTGTCACTCTGCCGGCTCCATTCCGGTCGACTTGTGCGGTTGCCAGGCTGATTTCGCCGTGGGTTGCACGTATAAGTTTCTCAATGGCGGCCCGGGTTCACCCGCCTTTGTCTGGGTCCATCCGCAACATGTCGATCAAATCACGCAACCACTAACCGGCTGGATGGGCCACGCAACCCCCTTTGCATTCGAGACAGATTATCAGCCGGCTGCCGGTATTCGCAGTTATCTTTGCGGCACGCCCTCGATACTGGCGATGTCTGTTCTTGAGAGCAGCCTGGATGTCTTTCTGAAGGCGCAGGGCTATGGCGGCATGCCTGCAATCTACAAAAAGGCGCAAACATTAACCAGCCTGTTTATTCAACTGGCCGAAAAAGAATGTGCCGGCTTTGGGTTGTCGCTCGTATCGCCACGCGATCCCGAAAAACGGGCCAGCCAGGTCAGCCTGAGCCATCCGGAGGGTGCCTACGCAATCATTCAGGCATTGATTGCGCAGGGCGTGGTTGGCGATTATCGCGAACCCGGCGTACTGCGGTTCGGCTTCACGCCGCTTTACTTGCGTTATACCGACGTGTGGGATGCCGTAATGCAATTGAAATCGGTGCTGCAAGGCGAGGCCTGGCGATCCGACACATTTTCGGCAAAACAGACAGTCACCTGA
- the nadD gene encoding nicotinate-nucleotide adenylyltransferase, translating to MKKIGLLGGSFNPVHLAHLAMARTALHALNLDEVQLIPAGNPWQKQPLRISGAQRLEMLALAIADEPGIVINDIEINREGATYTIDTLRNLPRNAKYYWLLGTDQLNNFCTWQNWQEITDYVTLTVAWRTGYPLHIPQELDALLRRDGKGLITLPFKAMDVSSTEIRSRIQQGQDASAFVPAPVLDYINTHGLYR from the coding sequence ATGAAAAAAATCGGACTCCTGGGCGGCAGCTTCAATCCAGTCCATCTGGCTCACCTGGCCATGGCCAGGACGGCATTGCATGCGCTCAACCTGGACGAGGTGCAACTGATTCCTGCCGGCAACCCCTGGCAGAAGCAGCCGCTGCGAATCAGCGGTGCCCAGCGCCTGGAAATGCTGGCGCTGGCAATCGCCGATGAACCCGGCATTGTGATCAACGATATAGAAATCAATCGGGAAGGGGCAACCTACACCATCGACACCTTGCGCAATCTGCCGCGTAATGCAAAGTACTACTGGCTCTTGGGCACCGATCAGCTCAACAATTTCTGCACCTGGCAGAACTGGCAGGAAATTACAGACTACGTTACGCTAACCGTAGCCTGGCGCACCGGTTATCCCTTGCATATCCCGCAGGAACTGGACGCCTTGTTGCGACGGGATGGCAAAGGCCTGATCACCCTTCCCTTCAAGGCCATGGATGTGTCCTCCACCGAGATCCGCTCCCGCATTCAGCAAGGGCAGGATGCCTCGGCGTTTGTTCCCGCGCCCGTTCTGGATTACATTAATACTCACGGACTTTACCGATAG
- the kynA gene encoding tryptophan 2,3-dioxygenase, which produces MKEPTAPTSADAMASENAKLDFSRDMSYGDYLHLDELLGAQHPLSPEHNEMLFIIQHQTSELWIKLMLHELNAAIASLRNDQLNPAFKMLARVGRIMEQLVHAWDVLATMTPPEYTALRPWLAASSGFQSFQYRQVEFLLGNKNAAMLKPHEHHPDRYTQVLQAYEQPSLYDEALQLLARRGIAVPLDHLDRDWTQPYTASDGVMQAWLQVYREPDEHWDLYQLGEKLTDIEDAFRLWRFRHVTTVERIIGFKRGTGGTSGVNYLRKMLDVVLFPEIWTLRTHL; this is translated from the coding sequence ATGAAAGAACCGACAGCACCCACCTCTGCAGACGCAATGGCCAGTGAAAATGCCAAACTGGATTTCTCGCGCGATATGAGTTATGGCGATTACCTGCATCTGGATGAACTGCTGGGCGCACAGCATCCGCTGTCCCCCGAGCACAATGAAATGCTGTTCATTATCCAGCACCAGACCAGCGAGCTGTGGATCAAGCTGATGCTGCACGAACTGAATGCGGCTATTGCCAGCCTGCGCAACGACCAGTTGAACCCGGCTTTCAAAATGCTGGCACGGGTCGGACGCATCATGGAGCAGTTGGTTCATGCCTGGGACGTGCTGGCCACAATGACGCCGCCGGAATATACGGCACTGCGACCGTGGCTGGCCGCCTCCAGTGGCTTTCAAAGCTTTCAGTATCGGCAAGTCGAGTTTTTACTGGGCAACAAGAACGCCGCCATGCTCAAGCCTCACGAGCACCATCCGGATCGTTACACCCAGGTATTGCAGGCCTATGAGCAGCCATCGCTCTACGACGAGGCATTGCAGTTGCTGGCCCGACGTGGCATTGCAGTCCCCCTGGATCACCTGGACCGGGACTGGACCCAGCCGTATACAGCCAGTGACGGCGTCATGCAGGCCTGGCTACAGGTATACCGAGAGCCCGATGAGCACTGGGACCTGTACCAATTGGGCGAAAAGCTGACCGATATTGAAGACGCCTTCCGCTTGTGGCGCTTTCGCCATGTGACGACTGTAGAGCGCATAATCGGCTTTAAGCGTGGTACCGGCGGCACCTCGGGCGTAAACTATCTGCGCAAAATGCTGGATGTTGTTCTGTTTCCCGAAATATGGACATTACGCACCCATCTGTGA
- the rpmB gene encoding 50S ribosomal protein L28 gives MAKVCQVTGKRPMSGNNVSHANNKTKRRFLPNLQSRRFWVESENRWVRLRVSTNALRTIDKKGIDVILAEMRANGQSV, from the coding sequence ATGGCAAAAGTATGCCAAGTCACCGGCAAACGCCCAATGTCCGGTAATAATGTTTCACACGCAAACAATAAAACAAAACGCCGTTTCCTGCCTAACCTGCAGAGCCGCCGTTTCTGGGTTGAAAGCGAAAATCGCTGGGTTCGTCTGCGCGTTTCTACAAACGCCCTGCGCACGATCGACAAGAAAGGCATTGATGTCATTCTTGCTGAAATGCGCGCCAACGGCCAAAGCGTTTAA